The Planococcus antarcticus DSM 14505 genome has a window encoding:
- a CDS encoding MerR family transcriptional regulator, with the protein MRITISRLVKELNLEAHQLREWEKRDWLGEVVKDPRQNQQRVYTEEQVERIQLIAQTIQAQRAKGIKRTDFEEVETNLLERFGEK; encoded by the coding sequence ATGCGAATTACGATTAGTCGGCTCGTAAAAGAACTGAATCTTGAAGCCCATCAACTCCGGGAATGGGAAAAACGGGATTGGCTAGGAGAGGTCGTGAAAGACCCTAGACAGAATCAACAACGGGTTTATACGGAAGAACAAGTAGAGCGCATCCAGCTGATTGCCCAGACGATTCAAGCTCAGCGAGCAAAAGGAATCAAGCGGACGGACTTTGAAGAAGTGGAAACCAACCTCTTGGAACGGTTCGGGGAGAAGTAA